Within Raineyella sp. W15-4, the genomic segment GGGCCTGTCGACCTCGGTCACGTCGCCGGCGTCGGGCACCTCAAGCAGAACGGTCCCCCGGGCGCGCGCCGGCAGGTCACCGAGGATGCGCGCGATCGCCGGCATCGCCGTCTCGTCGCCGCACAGCAGCAAGCGCTCGGCGTCGCCCGGCTCGAATTCGATTCCGGCCGCGATCGTGCCGCGGCGCGGACCGATGACGACGAGCCGGTCCCCGGGCCGTGCCTGCGACGCCCAGGCGGATGCCGGGCCGGCGGCCCCGGGCGTGAGGTGCAGCACGAAGTCGATGACCAGGCGGCGGTCGGCGCCGTCGCCGCGCAGGTCGCGGATGGAGTACGTACGCATGGTGCCGCGCTCGGCCTCGGGCAGGGCGAGCCAGGCCGTGTACCAATTGTCGGCGTCCGGGTCGATCGCGGGCAGGGTGCCCGCTTCACCCGGGAAGATCAGCTTGATGCGTTGGTCGTAGAACGGGCCGTCGCCGCCGAGGTCCTGCAGCTCGGGGGCGGCGAGCTCGATCCGCACGAAGCTCGGCGAGATTCGCCGGGCAGCGGAGACGGACACGGTCGTGATCAGGAACGGGGTCTCGGGCACCCTCTGAGGTTAGCTTAGCCTTACCTAAAATGTGGAGTGTCAGAGCTCGCTTCCTCGACCGCTCAGGCGCAGCCGTCGCAGCAGGGACGCCTTCTTGTCCTGGTGGCCCTCCATCCGGGTCAACAGCTGATCCAGGAAGCGGATCGCCACCGGGATGAACGGGCCCTTGTTGAGCATCACGCACTCCGCGCGCCCGGACGTGGCGGCGTCAGTCACCTCCGCGCGTGCCGGGCGTCCGTGCTTGGCGAGATCGTCGAGCACCTGGGTGGCCCAGACCACCGGCACGTGGGCCGCCTCGCAGATCCACATGATCTCTTCCTGGATCTCGCCCATCCGGACGTAGCCGGCCTCGACCGCCAGGTCGCCACGGGCGATCATCGCCCCGACGTGCGGCGAGGCCATCGCCGCCAGCAGGATGTCCGGGAGATGCCGGAAGGCGCTCATCGTCTCCAGCTTCACGATGATCGGGAAGTCCGGGGCGCCGAGCCGGTCGAGTTCGGCGCGCAGGTGGTCGATGTCCTCGGCCGTCCGGGCGAAGGACAGGTCCACCACGTCGGCGTGGCGTACGACGAACGGCAGGGCCTCCCGGTCGGCCGCGGTGAGCGCCGGCAGGTCCAGGTCGGTGTCGGGCAGGTTGATGCCCTTCTCCGCGCCGAGCCAGGCGCCGTTGGGGGCCACGTCGG encodes:
- a CDS encoding siderophore-interacting protein, coding for MPETPFLITTVSVSAARRISPSFVRIELAAPELQDLGGDGPFYDQRIKLIFPGEAGTLPAIDPDADNWYTAWLALPEAERGTMRTYSIRDLRGDGADRRLVIDFVLHLTPGAAGPASAWASQARPGDRLVVIGPRRGTIAAGIEFEPGDAERLLLCGDETAMPAIARILGDLPARARGTVLLEVPDAGDVTEVDRPDGVEVVWLPRDGGTVGTRLIPTAIAHLSGRADGEVEASRERPDTGDEIWETPCYSGAGEPLDSTAAGIPGLYAWVAGESGVVTTIRRHLVRELGCNRKQVAFMGYWRHGVAMRG